The following are encoded together in the Naumannella cuiyingiana genome:
- a CDS encoding TraR/DksA family transcriptional regulator: MPATTFDDEIRAALAERRAALRALLESHADETERIRSDRDAEYDDEHDLEGSTLSAGWQLLDGLQRKELREIAEVDAALARLADGSYGICAGCGEPIPRDRLRARPAATRCVACASRTR, from the coding sequence ATGCCGGCGACGACCTTCGACGACGAGATCCGCGCCGCGCTGGCCGAGCGGCGAGCCGCGCTACGGGCACTGCTGGAATCGCACGCCGACGAGACCGAGCGGATCCGCTCCGACCGCGACGCCGAGTATGACGACGAGCACGATCTCGAGGGCTCCACCCTGTCCGCCGGCTGGCAGCTTCTGGACGGCCTGCAGCGCAAGGAACTCCGCGAGATCGCGGAGGTCGATGCCGCGCTGGCCCGGCTCGCCGACGGCAGCTACGGGATCTGCGCCGGTTGCGGCGAGCCCATCCCCCGCGACCGGCTGCGCGCCCGCCCGGCGGCGACCCGCTGTGTCGCCTGCGCCTCGCGTACCCGCTGA
- a CDS encoding 4a-hydroxytetrahydrobiopterin dehydratase produces MTDPKQRLSHDDVLAADLPDWRQVLNVLRARFRTGDFATGLALVDRIGAAAEAADHHPDISLTYPEVIVTLVSHDVGAITSRDIDLARTISGFAAEAGIEADTSGLSQFEPGLDTADGERLAPFYAALLRGEVRDGEPFDPSGQSPAIWFQPADAGGPELPDHDHEQRWHLDVWVPHDDGERRLQAVLDAGGTLVSDAAAPAYWVVADADGNRSCICTPLQR; encoded by the coding sequence ATGACCGACCCGAAGCAGCGACTCTCCCACGACGACGTGCTGGCTGCGGACCTGCCGGACTGGCGCCAGGTGCTCAACGTGTTGCGCGCCCGGTTCCGGACCGGCGATTTCGCGACCGGCCTGGCGCTGGTGGACCGGATCGGCGCGGCGGCCGAGGCGGCCGATCATCACCCGGACATCTCGCTGACCTATCCCGAGGTGATCGTCACGCTGGTCAGCCACGATGTCGGCGCGATCACCTCCCGCGACATCGACCTGGCTCGCACGATCAGCGGCTTTGCCGCCGAGGCGGGGATCGAGGCAGACACCAGCGGCCTGAGCCAGTTCGAGCCCGGCCTGGACACCGCCGACGGCGAGCGGTTGGCGCCGTTCTACGCAGCGCTGTTGCGGGGCGAGGTACGCGACGGCGAGCCGTTCGACCCGAGCGGGCAGTCGCCGGCGATCTGGTTCCAGCCGGCCGACGCCGGCGGGCCCGAGCTGCCCGACCACGATCACGAACAGCGCTGGCATCTCGACGTCTGGGTCCCGCACGACGACGGCGAGCGGCGCCTGCAGGCGGTGCTGGACGCGGGCGGGACGCTGGTCAGCGACGCGGCCGCCCCCGCGTACTGGGTGGTCGCCGACGCCGACGGCAACCGCTCCTGCATCTGTACGCCGCTGCAGCGCTGA
- a CDS encoding DUF5996 family protein encodes MSPTSWPALRVDDWTDTRETLHMWLQIIGKVQMVSTPLINHWWNVTFEVSARGLRTRIARGPGQDFDTEFDFVDHQLIIRDTSGGQRSIKLEPKSVAQFFAEVQQAMGDLGIGCDIDPRPNEVSPAIPFAQDTEHHSYDAQAVNLWWRQLLAADRVFSLWRAGFAGKDSPVQVFWGSMDLSCTRYSGRTAPPHTSPGPPNCPPWVMAEAESRENAAAGFWPGGSAEGSFYAYSYPTPDGYAEAAVAPGYFDDQLGEWILPYDEVRRSADPDAALLAFLNTSYQAEATLAKWDRKLLDVNPFRLDNKILGS; translated from the coding sequence ATGAGCCCGACATCCTGGCCCGCACTGCGGGTGGACGACTGGACCGACACCCGCGAGACGCTGCACATGTGGCTACAGATCATCGGCAAGGTGCAGATGGTCTCCACCCCGTTGATCAACCACTGGTGGAATGTCACCTTCGAGGTGTCGGCGCGCGGGCTGCGGACCCGGATCGCGCGCGGGCCCGGCCAGGACTTCGACACCGAGTTCGACTTCGTGGACCACCAGTTGATCATCCGGGACACCAGCGGTGGGCAGCGTTCGATCAAGCTCGAGCCGAAGTCGGTGGCACAGTTCTTCGCCGAGGTGCAGCAGGCGATGGGCGACCTCGGCATCGGCTGCGACATCGACCCGCGCCCGAACGAAGTGAGCCCGGCGATCCCGTTCGCCCAGGACACCGAGCACCACAGCTACGACGCACAGGCGGTCAACCTGTGGTGGCGGCAACTGCTCGCCGCGGACCGGGTGTTCAGCCTGTGGCGGGCCGGGTTCGCCGGCAAGGACAGCCCGGTGCAGGTGTTCTGGGGCTCGATGGATCTGTCCTGCACGCGCTACTCCGGGCGTACCGCACCGCCGCACACCTCGCCCGGCCCGCCGAACTGCCCGCCGTGGGTGATGGCGGAGGCCGAGTCGCGGGAGAATGCGGCCGCCGGTTTCTGGCCGGGCGGGTCGGCGGAGGGCTCCTTCTATGCCTACTCCTATCCGACGCCGGACGGGTACGCCGAGGCCGCGGTGGCGCCCGGCTACTTCGATGATCAACTCGGGGAGTGGATCCTGCCCTATGACGAGGTACGCCGCAGCGCCGACCCCGACGCCGCGCTGCTCGCCTTCCTGAACACCAGCTATCAGGCCGAAGCGACGCTGGCCAAGTGGGATCGCAAGCTGCTCGACGTCAACCCGTTCCGGCTGGACAACAAGATCCTCGGCAG
- a CDS encoding SPFH domain-containing protein yields the protein MDPFALSGVGLIIIIVLVALILLRATAFFTVRTQENVIVERFGKFVRVARPGLNFKVPFIESTTKPISLRVQQLEVNIESKTKDNVFVTVPVAVQYVIPESNVRDAYYRLSDPTAQIRSYVFDVVRSALSGLNLDQAFESKDDIATSVERTLSAQMREYGFEIANTLVTDISPDQRVRDSMNSINAAQRDRVAAQSLAEADKIKRVTQAEAEAEAKRLQGVGVAAQRKAIAEGIAEQYEMLRRVGIEATAEQLLLMTQYFDTMQDVARNGRSNVLYLPSNPGAVGGMFEEIRNALLQSKGAEPAFEDAVREGRRPDEGPEGGSTAVGRPAPPPPPRPAPRPQLPDAPRHAQPALSEEQQQLFDRARGLAERFTGRRGRDDES from the coding sequence GTGGATCCATTTGCACTGTCCGGTGTCGGGCTGATCATCATCATCGTGCTGGTGGCGTTGATCTTGCTCCGGGCAACGGCATTCTTCACCGTGCGCACCCAGGAGAACGTGATCGTCGAACGGTTCGGCAAGTTCGTCCGGGTCGCCCGGCCGGGCCTGAACTTCAAGGTCCCCTTCATCGAGTCGACCACCAAGCCGATCTCGCTGCGGGTGCAACAGCTCGAGGTCAACATCGAGTCCAAGACCAAGGACAATGTGTTCGTCACGGTGCCGGTCGCGGTGCAGTACGTCATCCCCGAGTCGAACGTGCGCGATGCGTACTACCGGCTGTCCGATCCGACCGCGCAGATCCGGTCCTATGTCTTCGATGTCGTCCGCTCGGCGCTGTCCGGGCTGAATCTCGATCAGGCCTTCGAGTCCAAGGACGACATCGCGACATCGGTCGAGCGGACCCTGTCGGCGCAGATGCGCGAGTACGGCTTCGAGATCGCCAACACCCTGGTCACCGACATCTCGCCCGATCAGCGGGTGCGCGACTCGATGAACTCGATCAACGCGGCGCAGCGCGACCGGGTCGCGGCGCAGTCGCTGGCGGAGGCGGACAAGATCAAGCGGGTCACCCAGGCCGAGGCCGAGGCGGAGGCCAAGCGGCTGCAGGGCGTCGGTGTCGCCGCGCAGCGCAAGGCGATCGCCGAGGGCATCGCCGAGCAGTACGAGATGCTGCGCCGCGTCGGCATCGAGGCGACCGCGGAGCAGTTGTTGTTGATGACGCAGTACTTCGACACCATGCAGGACGTCGCCCGCAACGGCCGGTCGAATGTGCTCTACCTTCCGTCCAATCCGGGTGCGGTCGGCGGCATGTTCGAGGAGATCCGCAACGCGCTGCTGCAGTCCAAGGGCGCGGAGCCGGCCTTCGAGGATGCGGTACGCGAGGGACGCCGCCCGGACGAGGGGCCCGAGGGTGGTAGTACCGCCGTCGGGCGGCCCGCGCCCCCGCCGCCACCGCGGCCCGCCCCGCGCCCCCAGCTCCCGGACGCCCCGCGGCACGCCCAGCCGGCGCTGAGCGAGGAGCAACAGCAGCTCTTCGACCGGGCCCGCGGCCTCGCCGAGCGGTTCACCGGCCGCCGCGGGCGCGACGACGAGTCCTGA
- a CDS encoding GNAT family N-acetyltransferase: MTHQWQGQHPLIVRPAREGDRVPLERLWLIFRHEMSRWTGALPDPDGSYRSERLLLSLSSPSWAAWLLTAGDHPIGFCLTRAMDTPVRIVTSFFVVIPARRAGAGTALLRGVVTADPGTWSVAYQDANAAAARFWTKVASAYDPHHSLERRRVPGKPDLPPDCWVTFRVPPDQRGADQ; encoded by the coding sequence ATGACACACCAATGGCAAGGACAGCATCCCCTGATCGTCCGTCCGGCCCGCGAGGGCGATCGAGTCCCGCTGGAGCGACTGTGGCTGATCTTTCGGCACGAGATGTCCCGGTGGACCGGAGCGCTGCCCGATCCTGACGGCTCCTACCGTTCCGAACGACTTCTGCTGTCCCTGAGCTCTCCGTCATGGGCGGCGTGGCTGCTCACGGCCGGCGATCACCCGATCGGGTTCTGCCTGACCCGCGCCATGGACACGCCGGTACGTATCGTGACCAGCTTCTTCGTCGTCATCCCGGCGCGCCGAGCCGGTGCCGGAACCGCCCTCCTGCGCGGCGTGGTCACCGCGGATCCGGGAACCTGGTCGGTTGCCTACCAGGATGCCAACGCGGCCGCGGCGAGATTCTGGACCAAGGTTGCGTCGGCCTACGATCCACACCACTCGCTGGAGCGCAGGCGAGTGCCCGGAAAACCTGACCTGCCGCCCGACTGCTGGGTGACCTTCCGCGTACCGCCGGATCAGCGCGGCGCCGATCAGTGA
- a CDS encoding AAA family ATPase, which yields MIPSSRAPADLVLLGGVPGAGKSTALRALAARRGDLRILDSEQTRARLAAGLRHGLAYRYYRPLVHLLHHLAVLARVLIGPRARLVVHDPGTRGWTRRLLLRIARWRGWTPSVVFIDVARSDALAGQVARQRMVRAGAFDRHWATWSGLRVGAVAGVLADEPWRAVRVADRRGAVRALLGEFGLTGAGAGPVVPALAA from the coding sequence ATGATCCCTTCCAGCCGGGCTCCGGCCGACCTGGTGCTCCTCGGCGGCGTACCCGGTGCCGGGAAGTCGACCGCGTTGCGGGCGCTCGCCGCGCGGCGCGGTGATCTGCGGATCCTCGACAGCGAGCAGACCCGCGCCCGGTTGGCGGCCGGGCTCCGGCACGGCCTGGCGTACCGCTACTACCGGCCGCTGGTGCATCTGTTGCACCACCTGGCGGTGCTGGCCCGGGTGCTGATCGGACCCCGCGCGCGGCTCGTCGTGCACGATCCGGGTACGCGCGGATGGACCCGGCGGTTGCTGCTGCGGATCGCCCGGTGGCGGGGCTGGACACCGTCGGTGGTGTTCATCGACGTGGCGCGCTCCGACGCGCTGGCGGGCCAGGTGGCGCGGCAGCGGATGGTCCGGGCGGGCGCATTCGATCGACACTGGGCGACCTGGTCCGGGCTGCGGGTCGGCGCGGTCGCGGGGGTCCTGGCCGATGAGCCGTGGCGGGCGGTGCGCGTGGCGGATCGTCGCGGGGCGGTGCGCGCGCTGCTGGGCGAGTTCGGGTTGACCGGTGCCGGTGCGGGGCCGGTCGTCCCGGCGCTCGCAGCCTGA
- a CDS encoding nuclear transport factor 2 family protein, with product MTEIRIPEPVASFVEVVNRHDPDAFLDAFTETGYVDDWGRTFAGREAIRGWSDVEFIGARGTMTPQRVDVDGDTVTVIADWRSSHANGLSSFAFVTDGDKIVSMTIREG from the coding sequence ATGACCGAGATCAGGATTCCGGAGCCCGTCGCCTCGTTCGTCGAGGTGGTCAACCGCCACGACCCGGATGCGTTCCTCGACGCGTTCACCGAGACCGGCTACGTCGACGACTGGGGGCGGACATTCGCCGGGCGCGAGGCGATCCGGGGCTGGAGTGATGTGGAGTTCATCGGCGCCCGCGGCACGATGACCCCGCAGCGCGTCGATGTCGACGGTGACACCGTCACCGTGATCGCCGACTGGCGCAGCAGCCACGCCAACGGCCTGTCGAGCTTCGCGTTCGTGACCGACGGCGACAAGATCGTCTCGATGACGATCCGCGAAGGCTAG
- a CDS encoding GNAT family N-acetyltransferase, protein MATELHTARLRLRLHRLSDTDALLAYYGEPGVARYLLEGPWTVRTAPKKVAQRVERTGFADDGTALALVAEADGTVVGDIALWLTDDTRRKAEIGWAFNPRFAGRGYATEAARAVLDHAFDDLGLLRVVAQMDARNAASARLCERLGMTREAHLRHDWFAKGEWTDTFVYGLLATDRG, encoded by the coding sequence GTGGCGACCGAACTGCACACGGCCCGGCTGCGGCTGCGGCTGCACCGGCTGAGCGACACCGACGCGCTGCTCGCCTACTACGGCGAGCCGGGGGTCGCTCGCTACCTGCTCGAGGGCCCCTGGACCGTGCGCACCGCGCCGAAGAAGGTGGCCCAGCGGGTCGAACGCACCGGGTTCGCCGACGACGGGACGGCACTGGCGCTGGTCGCCGAGGCCGACGGCACGGTGGTCGGCGACATCGCGCTCTGGCTGACCGACGACACCCGGCGCAAGGCGGAGATCGGCTGGGCGTTCAACCCACGATTCGCCGGCCGCGGGTACGCCACGGAGGCGGCCCGGGCCGTGCTCGACCACGCCTTCGACGACCTCGGCCTGCTCCGGGTGGTGGCCCAGATGGACGCGCGCAACGCCGCGTCGGCGCGGCTGTGCGAGCGGCTCGGGATGACCCGCGAGGCGCATCTGCGCCACGACTGGTTCGCCAAGGGCGAGTGGACCGACACGTTCGTCTACGGGCTGCTCGCCACCGACCGGGGCTAG
- the dnaB gene encoding replicative DNA helicase has product MSVAEVRSIDAPPPPPDRTPPQDLAAEQSVLGAMMLSKDAIADVVEIVRGTDFYRPAHEFVYEAILDLYGRGEPADAITVAAELTKRGTLGKIGGHPYLHDLVAAVSIAANAGYYAQIVRDKAILRRLIEASMKIAQMGYAGAGDVADLVDEAQATVYAVADGKTSEDYEPLSALMESTLDEIESIANRTGEMAGVPTGFIELDELTNGLHPGQMVILAARPAVGKSTLGLDFARACSIKNGLTSAIFSLEMSKTEITMRLLSAEAQIPLNHIRKGTMSNDDWDRMAAKMSEVSGAPLFIDDSPNLTMMEIRAKARRLKQRHDLKLIIIDYMQLMTSGKKVESRQLEVSEFSRQIKLLAKELEVPVVAMSQLNRGPEQRTDKKPMLSDLRESGSLEQDADMVILLHRDDIYDKESPRLGEADFIVAKHRNGPTKTVVTAFQGHYSRFVDMQH; this is encoded by the coding sequence GTGAGCGTTGCCGAGGTCCGATCGATCGATGCACCGCCACCGCCACCCGACCGCACCCCGCCGCAGGATCTGGCCGCCGAGCAGAGCGTTCTCGGCGCGATGATGCTGTCCAAGGATGCGATCGCCGACGTGGTCGAGATCGTCAGGGGCACGGACTTCTACCGGCCGGCGCACGAGTTCGTCTACGAGGCGATCCTCGACCTGTACGGGCGGGGTGAGCCGGCGGATGCGATCACCGTCGCCGCCGAGCTGACCAAGCGCGGCACGCTCGGCAAGATCGGCGGCCACCCCTACCTGCACGACCTGGTCGCCGCCGTCTCGATCGCGGCGAATGCCGGCTACTACGCCCAGATCGTGCGGGACAAGGCGATCCTGCGCCGGCTGATCGAGGCGTCGATGAAGATCGCCCAGATGGGGTACGCCGGTGCGGGCGACGTCGCCGACCTGGTCGACGAGGCCCAGGCGACCGTCTACGCGGTGGCCGACGGGAAGACGAGTGAGGACTACGAGCCGCTCAGCGCGCTGATGGAGTCCACCCTCGACGAGATCGAGTCGATCGCCAACCGAACCGGCGAGATGGCCGGCGTACCCACCGGTTTCATCGAGCTCGACGAGCTGACCAACGGGCTGCACCCAGGGCAGATGGTGATCCTGGCCGCCAGGCCCGCCGTCGGGAAGTCGACCCTGGGGCTTGACTTCGCCCGCGCGTGCTCGATCAAGAACGGGCTGACGTCGGCGATCTTCAGCCTGGAGATGAGCAAGACCGAGATCACGATGCGCCTGCTCAGCGCCGAGGCCCAGATCCCGCTCAATCACATCCGCAAGGGCACGATGAGCAATGACGACTGGGACCGGATGGCGGCCAAGATGAGCGAGGTGTCGGGGGCGCCGCTGTTCATCGACGACTCGCCGAATCTGACCATGATGGAGATCCGGGCCAAGGCGCGCCGGCTGAAGCAGCGCCACGACCTGAAGTTGATCATCATCGACTACATGCAGTTGATGACCTCGGGCAAGAAGGTCGAGTCCCGCCAGTTGGAGGTCTCGGAGTTCTCCCGCCAGATCAAGCTGCTGGCCAAGGAGCTCGAGGTCCCCGTGGTCGCGATGTCCCAGCTCAACCGTGGCCCGGAGCAGCGTACCGACAAGAAGCCGATGCTTTCCGATCTTCGCGAATCCGGTTCGCTCGAGCAGGATGCCGACATGGTGATCCTGCTCCATCGCGACGACATCTACGACAAGGAGTCCCCCCGCCTCGGCGAGGCGGACTTCATCGTCGCCAAGCACCGCAACGGCCCGACCAAGACCGTCGTCACCGCCTTCCAGGGGCATTACTCCCGGTTCGTGGACATGCAGCACTGA
- a CDS encoding septal ring lytic transglycosylase RlpA family protein, which yields MSIAAGVLAASGGVFGAWTATAKTVDLTVDGVPTTLTTHDATVADVLAERGISYGARDEVAPAPQTPVTSGTQIVVRYSRNVTLNIAGGDQKVVPTTALTVGDLLDALRYREESRVSASRSTPIGRQGLSLDIAPARDVPVSVGGKPATTVVTTGLTVSDALTEAKIKFDGDDEILPAKDAKLDDLDAKGITVNVVEYKESEKKSDIDFETERRRTSELDEGETKVKTEGKKGVRVETIREKFVNGKSVEKKPKGKAKTEKEPVNKIVLVGTGDSDSDSSSSGGSGSGGSGSGGSGGSGSGGSGSGGSGDSEEADTSQSPASGNSCKASYYWEPQPTASGERFNPNAMTAAHKTLPLGTRIKVTNPSNGKTVVVRINDRGPYVSGRCLDLSKAAMEAIGGTSAGVITVKWDKL from the coding sequence ATGTCCATCGCGGCAGGCGTGCTCGCGGCGAGCGGCGGCGTCTTCGGCGCGTGGACGGCGACGGCCAAGACCGTCGACCTGACCGTCGACGGCGTACCGACGACGCTGACCACCCACGACGCGACCGTCGCCGATGTCCTGGCCGAGCGCGGCATCAGCTACGGCGCCCGCGACGAGGTCGCGCCGGCGCCCCAGACGCCCGTCACCAGCGGCACCCAGATCGTCGTCCGCTACTCCCGCAATGTCACGCTGAACATCGCCGGCGGCGACCAGAAGGTCGTGCCGACCACCGCGCTCACCGTCGGTGACCTGCTCGACGCCCTGCGCTACCGCGAGGAGTCGCGGGTCAGCGCGTCGCGCTCCACCCCGATCGGCCGCCAGGGCCTGAGCCTGGACATCGCCCCGGCCCGCGACGTCCCGGTCTCGGTCGGCGGCAAGCCCGCCACCACGGTCGTCACCACCGGCCTCACCGTCTCCGACGCGCTCACCGAGGCCAAGATCAAGTTCGACGGCGACGACGAGATCCTGCCCGCCAAGGACGCCAAGCTGGACGATCTCGACGCCAAGGGCATCACCGTCAACGTCGTCGAGTACAAGGAGTCGGAGAAGAAGTCCGACATCGACTTCGAGACCGAGCGTCGCCGGACCAGCGAGCTGGACGAGGGCGAGACGAAGGTCAAGACCGAGGGCAAGAAGGGCGTCCGGGTCGAGACGATCCGCGAGAAGTTCGTCAACGGCAAGAGCGTGGAGAAGAAGCCGAAGGGCAAGGCGAAGACGGAGAAGGAGCCGGTGAACAAGATCGTTCTCGTCGGCACCGGCGACTCCGATTCCGACTCCTCGAGTTCGGGCGGCTCCGGTTCGGGCGGTTCGGGCTCCGGCGGCTCCGGCGGCTCGGGTTCGGGTGGCTCGGGTTCGGGCGGCTCGGGTGACTCGGAAGAGGCCGATACCTCCCAGAGCCCGGCCAGCGGCAACTCCTGCAAGGCCTCCTACTACTGGGAGCCCCAGCCGACCGCGTCCGGCGAGCGGTTCAACCCGAACGCGATGACGGCCGCGCACAAGACCCTGCCGCTCGGCACCCGGATCAAGGTCACCAATCCGAGCAACGGCAAGACGGTCGTGGTCCGGATCAACGACCGTGGCCCCTACGTCTCGGGCCGCTGCCTCGACCTGTCGAAGGCCGCCATGGAGGCGATCGGCGGCACCAGCGCGGGCGTGATCACGGTCAAGTGGGACAAGCTCTGA
- a CDS encoding pyrimidine reductase family protein: MRQLYPEPADLGPLDAYALPAGRDWLRSNMVTSIDGAAQIDGRVGGLTGDADQAVLTALRALADVVLVGAQTVRVEGYGPLTLPPRLAELRTAAGRPAEPPLAIITRTARLDPGSPIFTDAATRPILIIPGGAAVPTAIRDSADILVAGDGELDLADAVRGLRELGLRQILSEGGPSTLGRLLAADLVDEVCVTTTPQIVAGDGARLTSGVPVSDRRFELARLLLADDQLFARWQRAR, translated from the coding sequence ATGCGCCAGTTGTACCCCGAACCGGCCGATCTCGGCCCCCTCGATGCCTACGCCCTGCCCGCCGGGCGGGACTGGCTGCGGTCCAACATGGTGACCAGCATCGACGGCGCCGCCCAGATTGACGGCCGGGTCGGCGGCCTGACCGGCGACGCCGACCAGGCCGTGCTGACCGCCCTGCGGGCGCTCGCCGATGTCGTCCTGGTCGGGGCGCAGACGGTACGCGTGGAGGGCTACGGGCCGCTGACCCTGCCACCCCGGCTCGCCGAGTTGCGAACCGCGGCGGGCCGGCCGGCCGAGCCGCCGCTGGCGATCATCACCCGGACCGCGCGCCTGGATCCCGGCTCGCCGATCTTCACCGACGCCGCCACCAGGCCGATCCTGATCATCCCCGGTGGCGCGGCCGTGCCGACGGCCATCCGGGACAGCGCCGACATCCTGGTCGCCGGCGACGGCGAGCTCGATCTCGCCGACGCCGTCCGCGGCCTGCGGGAGCTGGGCCTGCGGCAGATCCTCAGCGAGGGCGGCCCCAGCACGCTCGGCCGGCTGCTCGCCGCCGATCTGGTCGACGAGGTCTGCGTCACCACCACACCACAGATCGTGGCCGGCGACGGGGCCCGCCTGACGTCCGGCGTACCCGTCTCGGACCGGCGCTTCGAGTTGGCCAGGCTGCTGCTCGCCGACGATCAGCTCTTCGCCCGCTGGCAGCGCGCCCGCTGA